Part of the Pyrobaculum calidifontis JCM 11548 genome, CGTTGAGGCTCCGGTACAGAGAGGAGGCCCCCGGCGGGGGGCTCGTGGTAGAGGTCTACAACCCGGCCATGACCAAGAGGGCGGTGGTGGTGTACGCAGAGGAGCCCCGCGCCGCGGCGCCCCCCGCCAAGCCCTGGGAGGGGGCAGAGGAGTTCGCCGAGGTGAAGCCCTACCAGCCCGGGGACCCGCTAAGGCGCGTAAATTGGCGCGCCTTTGCCAAAACGGGCGAGCTCTACGTGAACAAGTACGCCGGGTCTGAGCGGGGCAGGGCCGTGGTGGTGGTAGACGCCAGGAGGCTCAGGGGGGCCGTGGTGGAGGCCGCGGCCAAGGCGGCGGCCATCCTCGCCGAGAGGGGGTACGACGTGTCCTACTTCGTGTTAGGCCACGGCGAGGCCCAGGAGGTGCCCAAGTCCTTCACCCCCTCTTGCACGGGCAGGCCCCCCTGCGCCGACGTTGTGACATACGTGGGCTCTCTGAGAGACCCATGCCCCGTGGACTGTCTACGCGTAGTCTACATAGACGTGGCGGCCCGCAACCCCCTGGCGGCCATTAGGCGGCTCTCCCTCTACCGAGAGCTCAGAGCCAGAGGCGCCGAGGTGCTCACAGACGTCGAAAAACTGGCTGAGGTGGTATGAGGCCCCTATACGGCTTGGCTACGGCGGCTGTCCAATACGTCCTTTTCGTAGGACACCCAATCCTCTCCATATACCCCCGCGCCCTTGACCACTGGGCCAGCCCAGGGGCGTTCGCCGCCTTTCTCCTCATCATAAACCTCGCACTGAGCCTCAAGAGGCCCTACACGGCGGCCTTCGCCACCCTAGTCCTATACCTCGCCGAGGCCGCCTTGGCGTCTCCCACCCTAAGGCTCTTCGTCGCCCTCCCCGAGGTCCCCCCGCCGAGCCCCTGGCTTGGCCTAGCCGCCGCATTGCTGACAGTGGCAACGGCCGTGGAGGGCCCCCACGGCCTCTACCTAGCCGCCGCCGGGGCGCCAGCCGCCGCCCTACTCTTGGCCAAGGACTACGCCCCACGCCTAGACTACACAGCCGGCCTAGCCCTAGCCGCCATCGGCCTGGCCCTGCTCGTCTGGGCCACAAGGCCCGCCGGGAGCTAGGCGCTACGTAGGATTTTTTAAATTGGATATACGGCGTACTCATGACGTCGGTGTTGGAGTTGTTGGGTCCTCACGCCTACGGGCTTTGGAAATACGGCATAGGCCCCACCGACGACGTAGAAACAGCCATCACCAAGCTGAGAGCCACCGCCCCACACCTCGCCAAGTTCTTAAGCGAGGTTGCGCAGAGACGCCTTTGAAACTTTTAATAACGGACACAGTAGGTGAGGGGGCCCGTAGCTCAGTCAGGTTAGAGCGGCGGCCTTCGGAGCCGTAGGTCGTGGGTTCAGGCAAAGCCGCCCAAAAATCCCACCGGGCCCGCCAATCGCTCGCCCCGCGTCTCAACCTACGTCTAGTAGCTCAAGTCAACGTTAGTAAGAAATGACGTTCAAGAGACACATGTGACTGGCTTAAAATCGCGCACATATATTGCTAAGACAGGCTGAGAGCCAAAGCGCTGATGTTAAAGCGTAATGGCGGAGATACGCCCGTTGAGGCAGTATTACACCCCCGTGTAAATTTCGATACCCAGCCTCTCCGCTACCTTCTTCGCGTCTTCCTCGGCGTATGGCGTGATAATAACAAGTCTGTCTGGCCTTCTGCCCTCTTTCTCGGCGTATAGGTCGGCCTTCTTTTTGAAGAGAGACACTTCATACGGCCTGGCGTGCGATGTAATTTCGATGAGTATGACCTTGCCGTCTTTAACGGCGACGTCCACCTCCACTTCGCTTGGGAAGCCGAATACCCTCCCCTCTTCGTCGTACGTCGTCCAACGCTCCACTTTGAGGCCGAGCTCTCTCTCGACAACGCCCCGAAGGCCGTCGCGGAAGGCCTTCTCAGTCATCACGCCCCATCTAGCGCCCAGGGCGTCGAGACGGCGGAACCCCCTCTCCACCTCAGCCCTAAGCCTAGCCAATTCCTCCTCGACTCTCCCAATCCTCTCCTCGTGGCGGTCAAGACGCTTGAATATCTCGGCGAATAGCTGGTCATGCTGCTCTAGCCGCTTGAGAATCTCTGCAAACAGCTGGTCGTGCTGTTCCAGCTTCTTGAGAATTTCTGCGAAGAGCTGGTCATATTTTTCAAATCGCTTGAACACCTCGGCGAATAGCTGATCGTAGTGTTCAAACCTCTTATTCATGTCTTCCCTAAGCCTAGCCAGCTCTTCCCAAATTTTCACAAGCTCCTCCTCGTGTCTGTCAAGCCGCTTCAAAATCTCCTCTAGCCCAATTAGCCCAGCCACTGCGTACCTAAACTCCTCATCCTCCTTCAACAGCTTGAGAAGAGCGGCCTTAAGCTGAGAAAGATCCACAACCACGCATATGCCCAAGTATATAAGCCTGTACAGCGCGCAGACCGACGAGCGCTATAGACTTTGTCTAAGTCAGAGGGGCGGCAACGAAGGCAAAAGGCGCGCCATTATGTCCCGTTTGAAGGTGTTGTCGACTCGGAAGCTGGTTATATCAGGGGTCTCATCGCCGTTTAAGGGTGTGATAGTGGGCTGAGAGTTGTGGTGGGCCCGCCGGGATTTGAATTCCCGGGGTGTACCCTCCCGGGACCTCCCGGTTATCAGCCGGGCGCTCTAACCGGGCTAAGCCACGGGCCCTTGGGGGTGTGTTTTTCCATGTTTAAAAGTTTAAAGGTGGGGTTTGTGGGGGGGTTATGGCTGGTCTTTTGAGGTATGTGGCCGTGCGACTGGCGTTGGCTGTCCCCACTCTGTTGATTTTGCTCACGGTTGTGTTTTTTGTGCTTAGGGTCATCCCTGGGAACCCTATTGTGGCCATGGTGGGGATGAAGGCCCCCCAGGAGTACGTAGAGCAGTTGATTAAGGAGGCAGGCTTGGACAAGCCTCTTTACGTCCAGTACTTTGACTACTTGGCACAGGTCTTTACTGGCAACTTGGGCAGGAGCCTCATCTTTGGGAGGAGAGAGGTGGTGGCGGAGATTTTGGATAGGTTGCCGGCCACGGTGGAGCTCGCCGTTGCGTCGTTTTTAGTGAGCGTAGCGCTTGGCCACTTGTTTGGCTTTTTGGCGGCTAGGTTTGGCGGGTGGGTGGACTCTGGGGCTAGGGTGTACTCCATGGTGGCCTATGTCTTGTTTATCCCGTTTCTGGGCCTCGCCCTCCAGCTCGTCTTCTCAGTGTGGCTTGGCCTTTTCCCTGTGGCTGGGAGAATTACCCCGGGCTTGGAGCCGCCGAGAATAACCGGTCTGTACGTAGTGGACTCCATTCTCGCGGGGCGCCTAGACTCCCTCGCCGACGCGCTTTGGCACCTCGCCCTCCCCTCCTTCACCCTCGGCCTCGTGCTTTCGGGGGTCTTCACCAGGCTTATTAGGAACAACATGGTGAAGACGTTGTCTGAGGACTTCGTCGCGGCTTATAGGGCCATGGGGTTTGGGGAATGGGCTGTCCTCTGGAAGGCGTATAGAGCCGCCATTGTGCCCACGGTGACTATGATGGGGCTCCAGCTCGCCCTCCTGCTACAGGGGGCCGTGTTGACAGAGACCACGTTTTCCTGGCCGGGCTTAGGCACTCTCCTCCTGGAGCGGATACAGTACCTCGACTACACCACTGTACAGGGGACAGTGGTCGTTTTCGTCGTCATAGTCGTGTTGTTAAACGTAGCCGTCGACATCATCAACGCGTTGCTTGACCCAAGAGTGAGGAAGGGGGTATGATGCTGAGGGTTGGAGTCCTCATAACAGCCGCGGTGGTGGCCCTCTCTATCGCGGCCCCGCTCATCGCGCCGTACGACCCGACCAAGTCCGTGGGCGAGCCCCTGGCGCCCCCCAGCGCGGCTCACCTCTTTGGCACTGACAACTTGGGGCGGGACGTCTTTAGCAGAGTCTTGTACGGGGGGCAAGTGATCATCGGCGTCTCGCTTCTCGCTACAGCTCTCTCGGCGGCGGTGGGCTTCCCCCTGGGCCTCTTCTCGGGCTACATGGGCGGGCGGGTGGACAGAGGGTTGAGCATGGTGATGGACAGCATGTACGCCTTTCCCAGCCTCATCTTGGCCATTGCCATAGCCAGCGTCTTGGGGCCCAGCCCGTTAAACGCCGCAGTGGCCATCGCCGTTGTGTACGTGCCCACGTATTTTAGAATGGCGCGCAACGAGACTATGGTGGTTAAATCCAGCTTGTTCGTTGAGGCGGCCGTGTCGCTGGGGATGCCCAGGTGGAAGATTCTCTTCCGCCACATCTTGCCCAACCTAGTGCCCAGCTTCGTTGTCGTGGCCACGATCAATATCGCAGACGCCGCGTTGACCGAGTCTGCCTTGGCGTTCTTTGGCTACACAGTGACGCCGCCTACCCCGGACTGGGGGCTTGACCTCTCCAGCGCGAGGTCTTACATTGTGAATGGGGCGTGGTGGCTCTTGGCCCCCGGCTTCTTCATAATATTGACCGCCCTGGGTTTTTCACTGATGGGGGAGGGTCTTGGGGAGAGAGTGGGTAAAAAAGAGTGGTGAAAAAAGCTACCCGACTTTGATGGTCCAGTACCTGAATATCATTGTGGGGTCTGCCACTACCTGTATGCCCGGCCTCGTCGCCATGTACAACTTGCCTTGTATAAGCGGTATTATGGGCACGTCTTGGGCCAGTATGCGCTGTGCCTGTAGGTAAAGCTGTTCTCTGGCAGTCTGAGATATTTCCACCGACGCCTTGTCTAAGATCTGGTCCATCTCTGGGTTGCTGTACCCGTTTCCAAGCCACTTATTTGCGCCAGTCTTTAAAAACGGCGTTGTGTAGTCGTCGGGGTCTATGTAGTCGGGGTACCAGCCGAGCAGTGAGACCATCAATGCGCCGCTTCTGAGCTGTTGCACATATGTGGCCCACTCGGCAGATTTAACTGTGACAGCGATCATCCCCGTGGCCTCCCACTGTTGCTTCAACATCGCCGCGAGGTCTTTCTCAGTGTCGCCGTAGTGAGTAGGCGTGTACCACAGCTCAATGTTCAACTTCTTGGACTCGCTGTAACCAGCCTGTTGTAGCAACGTCTTTGCAAGCGTGATGTTGCAATCGCCGTACTTCTCTTTGAAGACTGGGTAAGAGCTCCACATGCCCTCTGGTATCAACGTGTACAGCGGCGTAACTGTGCCGCGGTAAACCACGTTGACTATGTCCCTTCTGCACACGGCCGCGGCGAGGGCTTGTCTCACTCTGACGTCTTTTAACTCTGGCATATTGAGGTTGAGCACTATGTACCTAATGAAGGAGCCCGGTATTTCCACTATGTTGAACTTGCCCGAGGCCCTCAGCGCCTCTACGTCGGGCGGATTTAAAGTCCTCCAGGCAATGTCCACCTCCCCTCTCTCAAGGGCAAGTCTTAGAGTGGTGGCATCTTTATAGAACCGAATCACTACCCGGCCAACCTGGGGCTTGGGGCCGTAGTAGTAGGGGTTTGCCTCAAGGACTATCTGCTGGTCTCTCACAAAGCTCTTAATACAGTAAGGCCCCGCGCCGCCCGCCGTTTGATCTGAGTCAATCTTGTCTGGAGCGTATTTGGGATGCACCGGGAAGTAGGGCGGCGTAGCCGCTAGGGCTAGGAAGTAGGAGACTGGCTTTTGTAGGTAGAATACCACCGTTGTAGCGTTAGGGGCCTCCACCTTTTCTACGAAGTCTGTGACAAGCCACGCGGGGTCGCCGTTTATCTTCATCACGCGCTCAATAGACCTCTTGACGTCGGCCGCGGTCAGCGGCGTCCCGTCGCAGAACTTGAGATTCGGCCTTAGCTTAAAGACCCACACCTTGCCCCCCTCGAGCACAGTCCAACTCTCGGCGAGGTCTGGCTCTATCTCCGTAGTGCCTGGCTTATACCTGACGAGGCCCGCCATGGTGTTGTACAAGACTTCCCAAGTGAAGAAGTCGTAGGCGTTTGCCGGGTCGAGGTCCGTCACCTTGTCTGTGACGCCTATTGTGATGGTCAAAGGCGTTGCCTGCGGCGTAGTAGTCGTGGCGGGGGTAGTGGGCTGGGGGGTGGGAGCCGTGGTAGGTCGTGCCGTGGTGGGGGCGGCAGTGGTTGTGGGCTGCGCTGGTTGTTGAGCTAGAAACACGGCGGCGATTGCTAATACTATTACTAATATGGCGATTCCAATTGCCAAGTATTTGTTCATGTGAGAGAGATGTAAGTGGGTTATATTCTTTAAGCTGTGTCTTTCTTTGGCTGTGAGGCGCGTGGTAGCCGTGGTTGGCGTGGCTAGGTTTGTGCGGTACTTCATCTTGGGGCATCTCGCAGTTTCTCTGCCCATCGCCTTGGAGGCCTCCGCTGGAGGCGCGGCGGGGGCTGGCGCAGTGTTGTCTCTGGCGGGGCTTATATCTCTCGGCGCCTCCATTGCCTACAGCGTGGTGGGAGACGTAGTGAGACACGCCAGGGGGCTTGCGATCAGCGAGACCGCGTTTGCCCTCGGCCTCTTGGCTTTGGCCCATGTGAAAAATCCTTGGCTTTTGGCCCTGGCGCTTGGGCTGGGGGGCATGGGGACTTTGGGCCCCGGCGCCACTAGGGGGGCCTTTGTGCCTCTCATATTGGCCGTGATTAGAGATCACAGCAAAAGCCACGTGGAAAGCGCCAAGGCCATCGGCGTTGTGAACTCCATATCCACATTAGGGGGCATACTGGGCTCTGCTACGGCCGGTTTCACCGACTTGCGCCACTCTATACCGCCTTACTCGGCCGTGGCCCTTGGGACAGCCCTCCTAATTGCCGTGGCGCTGGGGCGGGGCGAGAGAGTTAGGGCAGTGAACCCGCTTAAGAGAGTGGCAACTAGGGGGAGAGAGGTGGCGGGCTACTCTCTCAGCCAATTCGTGGCCGGGGTGGGCATAGGTCTCTCAATGCCCCTCCTCTCTCTGTGGCTACACGCATACATGGGGCTCGACGAGGCAACAATAGGTCTCATCTTCGCGGTGGGCAACGGCGCCTTTATGGTGTCTTCCCTCTTCGCGTATAGGCTCGTGGAGGCTCTGGGGCTTGTAAGAGCCGCCGTGGTGAGCCGCGTGGCCTCGGGCATGCTCTTGGCCTCATTGCCAATTTTCAGAGAAGTAGTGCCGTTCGCAGTGGCCTTTGTCTTCTACAACGCCGCGGTGGGCATTGGAGGTACGGCGCGCTCCTCCTACATCTCCTCCGTGGCGCCCGTGGGCAGCGAAGCCACTACGCCCGCCGTTTCTAACATAGCCATTAGGGCGAGCTCTGTGCCCTCGGTGGCGCTGTCTGGGTACATAATGGAGCTGGAGCCAGCGGCGGCGATGCCCCTGGCAGGCCTTATGCTAATAGCCGCGGGGGCCATAATGTGGAAGATGTTGAAAGAGCCCGAGGAGTTTACACACTAGCTCCGTATCCTCCCCCTCCTGGGGTTTCTATTACCACCTCGTCGCCCTCCTCCAGCTCCACAGTGGCGCTTTCAATTTCCTCAACGGCGCCGTTCTTCCTTCTTATCACAACTTTGGCAGGCTTGCCCGGCTCGCCGCCTTCTAGGCCCCAGGGCCCCATTTTGAACCTAGAGGCTATTATTGAAAGCGTCGACTTTGACAAGACTTTGAAAGATCTCACTATGCCGTCTCCCCCCGGCCACTTGCCGCGCCCACCGCTCCCCTCCCTTATCTTATACGCGGTGAATTTTAGGGGGAACTCCCTCTCCGCGATCTCAATCGGCGTGTTTAACGTGTTCGTCATATTTACATGGACGCCGGAGACGCCGGGCGAGCCGGGCCTCCCCCCAGTGCCTCCCCCCACCGTCTCGTAGTAGGACCAGTAGCGGCCTTTCCAGAAGCCGCCTATCATGACGTTCATCATAGTCCCAGAGCCCGCGGCGGGTATTCTGCCCCGCAACGCCTTTGACAAAGCGAGGAAGGTCACGTCTGCCACCCTCTGGCTCGTCTCCAAGTTGCCTGCTCCCACGGCGGCTGGCTTGACGGGGTTTACCAAGGTGCCTTGAGGAGCCTCCACGCTTATTACCTCGTAGAAGCCGTGGTTTGTGGGTACGTCTACGCCGAGGGCTGACCTAACTGCGAAGGAGACGGACGAGAAGGTGACTCCAAGCACGGCGTTTACGGGGGCCTCCACTTGTCTACTTGTCCCCGTGAAATCCGCCTTGATGCCCCTCTCCGATATCTCCAGGGCTATGCGTATGGGGAGGAGCTCGCCTCTCCAGTCGAGGTAGTCCTCCGCCCTGTAGACCCCCTTGGGCCACTTCTCCACCTCGGCCAGAGTCAGCCTCCTCCCGTATTCAACGGCCTCCTCCCAGCCCTTTGCCGCGTCGCCGAATTTTTCAAAAAGGTCTTTTACCCGGGCGGCGCCTACTCTAGAAGCCGCCAGTTGCGCCTCTAAGTCGCCTCTTGCGTAGTCCGGGGTTTTAAAATTGGCTAGGATTATTGCCAAGACCTCTCTGTTGAGCTCGCCCCTCCTCAGTATCTTTACCGGGGGTATTACCACGCCCTCTTCGTACAAGGTCTTGGCCGCCGGGTTGAGAGAGGCTGGGAGAGGCCCTCCCACGTCTACGTAGTGGGCCTTGGAGGCTATGTATGCCACAAGTCTGCCCCGCCAGTGGACTGGGTACAGCACCATGACGTCGTTGAGGTGTGTGCCAGAGATGTAGGGGTCGTTGGTGAGCACCGCGTCGCCCTCCTCCAGCTCCACGCCCTCCTTTGACAAATAGTGCAAGAGGTTTTTAACGCCGACGTAGAAGGAGCCTAAGTGCACGGGGATGTGCTCCGCCTGTGCCACAATTCTCCCCTCGGCGTCTACCACAGCCACGCTGTGGTCCATCCTCTCCCTAATGTTGGGAGAGAAGGCGGAGTTCCTAAGCGCTATTCCCGCCTCCTCCGCGATGTACTCAGTGGCCTTGAAGACGAGCTCCCACTTCATAGCCTCATCTCCAATACGCCGTACTTCCCCACGGCCGCCTCCCACCGCGGCGGCACAACGGTGGTTGAGTTGTCCTCGACTATTAGGGCGGGGCCCTTTACTCTGTAGCCCAGGGGTAGCTGGGCCCTCTTGTACACCGCCGCCTTTGTCCACCCGTCGAAGTACACCTCCCTCTCCCCCACGTCAGGCGCCCCCTCCGACGGCGGATCTCTTAGGCGCGGCTTCGCCCGCTTGACTACGGCGAAGGCGCGGATTGTGACTACCTCCACCTCTCTGTCCAGGGTGAAGCCGTAGGTGGCCTTGTGCCGCTCCTCGAAGGCCCTCTTCACCGCCTCGGGAGATACGTCGGCGCCTAGGGGCACCGTCAGCTCCCACCCCTGGCCTTTGTACCTCACGTCTGCCAGTCTCACGTAGTAGTCGGGCTTGTAGATAGACAGCTGTTGCTCAAGCAGGCGGAAGCCCTCCGCCAAATCGCGGGGATACGCCATGCGGGCCTCGAATTTGAAGTCCGCCATGAGCATGCCAAGGGAGGTAAATACGCCTGGCATAGGCGGTATCAACACCCTGCTGATACCCATCTCCTCAGCCACCTCTGCCGCGTGTTGCGGCCCCGCGCCGCCGAAGGCCATTATGGCAAAGGACGAGGGGTCGAGCCCCCTTTCCACTGTGACCAACCGTATAGCCCTCGCCATTTCTAGGTTTATCAACTTTACAGCGGACGCAGCCACGTCGACGGGGTCCCCCAACTTGGCCAACGCCTTCTCAGCCGCCCTTGGGTCCAGCTTGACGGCGCCGCCGGCTAAGGCCTCGGGAATTCTGCCCAAGACCAAGTTGGCGTCTGTCACCGTGGGCTCTGCGCCGCCTCTGCCGTAGCACGCGGGGCCTGGGTCAGCTCCAGCGCTGAGGGGGCCCACCCTCAGGGCGCCCCCGGCATCTCTCCA contains:
- a CDS encoding MFS transporter, which codes for MRRVVAVVGVARFVRYFILGHLAVSLPIALEASAGGAAGAGAVLSLAGLISLGASIAYSVVGDVVRHARGLAISETAFALGLLALAHVKNPWLLALALGLGGMGTLGPGATRGAFVPLILAVIRDHSKSHVESAKAIGVVNSISTLGGILGSATAGFTDLRHSIPPYSAVALGTALLIAVALGRGERVRAVNPLKRVATRGREVAGYSLSQFVAGVGIGLSMPLLSLWLHAYMGLDEATIGLIFAVGNGAFMVSSLFAYRLVEALGLVRAAVVSRVASGMLLASLPIFREVVPFAVAFVFYNAAVGIGGTARSSYISSVAPVGSEATTPAVSNIAIRASSVPSVALSGYIMELEPAAAMPLAGLMLIAAGAIMWKMLKEPEEFTH
- a CDS encoding ABC transporter substrate-binding protein, with protein sequence MNKYLAIGIAILVIVLAIAAVFLAQQPAQPTTTAAPTTARPTTAPTPQPTTPATTTTPQATPLTITIGVTDKVTDLDPANAYDFFTWEVLYNTMAGLVRYKPGTTEIEPDLAESWTVLEGGKVWVFKLRPNLKFCDGTPLTAADVKRSIERVMKINGDPAWLVTDFVEKVEAPNATTVVFYLQKPVSYFLALAATPPYFPVHPKYAPDKIDSDQTAGGAGPYCIKSFVRDQQIVLEANPYYYGPKPQVGRVVIRFYKDATTLRLALERGEVDIAWRTLNPPDVEALRASGKFNIVEIPGSFIRYIVLNLNMPELKDVRVRQALAAAVCRRDIVNVVYRGTVTPLYTLIPEGMWSSYPVFKEKYGDCNITLAKTLLQQAGYSESKKLNIELWYTPTHYGDTEKDLAAMLKQQWEATGMIAVTVKSAEWATYVQQLRSGALMVSLLGWYPDYIDPDDYTTPFLKTGANKWLGNGYSNPEMDQILDKASVEISQTAREQLYLQAQRILAQDVPIIPLIQGKLYMATRPGIQVVADPTMIFRYWTIKVG
- a CDS encoding PD-(D/E)XK nuclease family protein, giving the protein MVVDLSQLKAALLKLLKEDEEFRYAVAGLIGLEEILKRLDRHEEELVKIWEELARLREDMNKRFEHYDQLFAEVFKRFEKYDQLFAEILKKLEQHDQLFAEILKRLEQHDQLFAEIFKRLDRHEERIGRVEEELARLRAEVERGFRRLDALGARWGVMTEKAFRDGLRGVVERELGLKVERWTTYDEEGRVFGFPSEVEVDVAVKDGKVILIEITSHARPYEVSLFKKKADLYAEKEGRRPDRLVIITPYAEEDAKKVAERLGIEIYTGV
- a CDS encoding DUF58 domain-containing protein, producing MKPLLATAAILLATGLALGNGDVALLAAVPLASYAVNALLPPPRIAVAKRREGSYVEVYIQGDRLPGVLYIYDAAPLDAPGGPRRWALFKPPLKRTLRLRYREEAPGGGLVVEVYNPAMTKRAVVVYAEEPRAAAPPAKPWEGAEEFAEVKPYQPGDPLRRVNWRAFAKTGELYVNKYAGSERGRAVVVVDARRLRGAVVEAAAKAAAILAERGYDVSYFVLGHGEAQEVPKSFTPSCTGRPPCADVVTYVGSLRDPCPVDCLRVVYIDVAARNPLAAIRRLSLYRELRARGAEVLTDVEKLAEVV
- a CDS encoding ABC transporter permease, yielding MAGLLRYVAVRLALAVPTLLILLTVVFFVLRVIPGNPIVAMVGMKAPQEYVEQLIKEAGLDKPLYVQYFDYLAQVFTGNLGRSLIFGRREVVAEILDRLPATVELAVASFLVSVALGHLFGFLAARFGGWVDSGARVYSMVAYVLFIPFLGLALQLVFSVWLGLFPVAGRITPGLEPPRITGLYVVDSILAGRLDSLADALWHLALPSFTLGLVLSGVFTRLIRNNMVKTLSEDFVAAYRAMGFGEWAVLWKAYRAAIVPTVTMMGLQLALLLQGAVLTETTFSWPGLGTLLLERIQYLDYTTVQGTVVVFVVIVVLLNVAVDIINALLDPRVRKGV
- a CDS encoding hydantoinase B/oxoprolinase family protein, coding for MKWELVFKATEYIAEEAGIALRNSAFSPNIRERMDHSVAVVDAEGRIVAQAEHIPVHLGSFYVGVKNLLHYLSKEGVELEEGDAVLTNDPYISGTHLNDVMVLYPVHWRGRLVAYIASKAHYVDVGGPLPASLNPAAKTLYEEGVVIPPVKILRRGELNREVLAIILANFKTPDYARGDLEAQLAASRVGAARVKDLFEKFGDAAKGWEEAVEYGRRLTLAEVEKWPKGVYRAEDYLDWRGELLPIRIALEISERGIKADFTGTSRQVEAPVNAVLGVTFSSVSFAVRSALGVDVPTNHGFYEVISVEAPQGTLVNPVKPAAVGAGNLETSQRVADVTFLALSKALRGRIPAAGSGTMMNVMIGGFWKGRYWSYYETVGGGTGGRPGSPGVSGVHVNMTNTLNTPIEIAEREFPLKFTAYKIREGSGGRGKWPGGDGIVRSFKVLSKSTLSIIASRFKMGPWGLEGGEPGKPAKVVIRRKNGAVEEIESATVELEEGDEVVIETPGGGGYGASV
- a CDS encoding ABC transporter permease → MMLRVGVLITAAVVALSIAAPLIAPYDPTKSVGEPLAPPSAAHLFGTDNLGRDVFSRVLYGGQVIIGVSLLATALSAAVGFPLGLFSGYMGGRVDRGLSMVMDSMYAFPSLILAIAIASVLGPSPLNAAVAIAVVYVPTYFRMARNETMVVKSSLFVEAAVSLGMPRWKILFRHILPNLVPSFVVVATINIADAALTESALAFFGYTVTPPTPDWGLDLSSARSYIVNGAWWLLAPGFFIILTALGFSLMGEGLGERVGKKEW